In Pedobacter sp. W3I1, one DNA window encodes the following:
- a CDS encoding Fur family transcriptional regulator yields the protein MENNTARFEKLLVKNGLKRTAPRLQVLEILSGRDSATSQPYLEQVMGKDADRVTLYRVLQAFEEKGIIHKVLDQQGTANYAICSDGCSAHEHHDEHVHFNCDNCHKIYCLDTVKIPALKVPAGFKVAHLNLIATGLCAGCSDKVN from the coding sequence ATGGAAAATAATACAGCGCGTTTCGAAAAACTTTTGGTTAAAAACGGACTAAAAAGAACTGCCCCGCGTTTACAGGTGCTGGAGATTTTGAGTGGAAGAGATTCTGCAACATCTCAGCCTTATTTAGAGCAGGTGATGGGCAAGGATGCAGACCGTGTTACCTTGTACCGTGTTTTGCAGGCTTTTGAAGAAAAAGGGATTATCCATAAGGTTTTAGATCAACAGGGTACGGCCAATTATGCCATTTGTTCTGACGGTTGCAGTGCACACGAGCATCATGATGAGCATGTGCATTTTAACTGTGATAACTGTCATAAAATTTACTGTTTGGATACCGTTAAAATTCCGGCATTAAAAGTTCCGGCAGGCTTTAAAGTAGCGCATCTTAATTTGATTGCTACTGGTTTATGCGCGGGCTGCTCGGATAAGGTAAATTAA
- a CDS encoding nucleotidyl transferase AbiEii/AbiGii toxin family protein, with protein sequence MIKDWLDSYHPTNKEEAKDALREIMQEIALAGLNRAGFFEKAAFYGGTALRIFYGLDRFSEDLDFSLLAVDPDFSLEKYQDAIINEFAALGMQVSISEKQKAVKTNINSAFLKSETIWKELILEEIIPQNGLKEVANIKIKIEVDTEPPLGFATEEKLLLQPFSFYVKCLSLPDLFAGKMHALLFRKWGTNVKGRDWYDMEWYIKKGYELNLEHFLLRAINSGDWKKKTISEAEFRELLAEKINSVKFDFVKADISRFIKNPKALEIWSAGYFHDLTAKLKIQKAK encoded by the coding sequence ATGATAAAGGATTGGTTGGACAGTTATCATCCCACAAATAAGGAGGAAGCTAAAGATGCATTAAGAGAAATTATGCAGGAAATTGCTCTTGCAGGACTAAACCGTGCAGGTTTTTTTGAGAAGGCAGCATTTTATGGGGGAACAGCTCTTAGGATATTTTATGGATTGGATCGCTTTTCGGAGGATCTTGACTTCTCATTACTTGCTGTTGATCCTGATTTCTCACTGGAAAAATATCAGGATGCAATTATAAATGAATTTGCGGCACTGGGCATGCAGGTATCTATTTCTGAAAAACAGAAAGCAGTGAAGACAAATATCAACTCTGCTTTTCTAAAATCAGAAACCATTTGGAAAGAACTTATACTGGAAGAAATCATTCCCCAGAACGGACTCAAAGAAGTAGCCAACATTAAAATTAAGATCGAAGTGGATACGGAACCGCCGTTAGGCTTCGCAACGGAAGAAAAACTGTTGCTCCAACCTTTTTCTTTCTACGTAAAATGTCTCTCGCTACCCGACCTTTTTGCTGGAAAAATGCATGCACTCCTATTCCGTAAGTGGGGCACCAACGTTAAAGGCCGCGACTGGTATGACATGGAATGGTACATTAAAAAGGGATACGAGCTCAACCTCGAACACTTTCTTCTCAGAGCCATCAATAGTGGGGACTGGAAAAAAAAGACAATAAGTGAAGCCGAATTTAGGGAACTATTGGCCGAGAAGATTAACAGCGTTAAATTCGACTTCGTAAAGGCCGATATTTCCCGTTTTATCAAGAACCCAAAAGCACTTGAAATATGGTCTGCTGGCTATTTTCATGACTTGACAGCAAAACTAAAAATTCAAAAAGCAAAATAA
- a CDS encoding penicillin acylase family protein produces MNKIKALFCIIIPIALAFLFNTKLGSTPPLLKFLNPFMGFWQNAENNHFMFNHKARIKGAIDNIEIVFDDRMIPHIFAQNDHDLYLAQGYVTAMHRLWQMDFQTRFAAGRISEVVGDKAIEVDRYQRRMGMVYGAENSLKGMMADPKAKEMILAYTEGINAYIKTLSKANYPLEYKILDFKPENWTPVKCALLLKQMSAVLAMGSDEFYMTNILKKFGPEVTKNLFPDYPFREDPIIPVGTKWDFSPLPTPKTPESFTQAQTGEVKTTEKIEGIGSNNWALSGAKTASGYPILANDPHLDLTLPSIWYQIQLHAPGVNTYGVSLPGAPGVIIGFNQKIAWGVTNVAADVLDFYQIKFKDSTHNEYWYDNKWKATTKRLETIKIRGGKDEVDTVYYTHHGPVVYFQKPKYGRANNVPVGDALRWIAHDESNELMTFYYLNRGKNYNDYRKALTFYTAPAQNFVFASVDNDIAITPNGKFPLKWKDQGKFILDGTDPAYDWQGWIPNAQNPTVKNPPRGFVSSANQSSTDTTYPYYINWEFAPYERGKRINDRLSAMNKATLDSIRLMQTDNYSIMAQNLVPTLLPLLNNEQLNATQKEALAYLGKWNKRYDAHEIAASVFEIWTKRLSYNIWADEFEVKGIPMRYPSRDRTVEMILKEPNATWYDNINTSKKETLSDLVNEAFKYSCDSLERRFGPINKDWDWANVKQTNVPHLAKIPGFGSKVLQIGGAKTTINALSEANGPSWRMVIELGKTPKGHGVYPGGQSGNPGSKFYDNMIDTWANGKLYDLFYMQSPDDKSGIVISRLKISK; encoded by the coding sequence ATGAATAAAATTAAAGCCCTGTTTTGCATCATCATTCCGATAGCATTAGCTTTTTTATTTAACACCAAACTAGGCAGTACGCCTCCATTGTTAAAATTCCTAAATCCTTTTATGGGTTTCTGGCAAAATGCAGAGAACAATCATTTTATGTTTAACCATAAAGCGAGGATTAAAGGGGCGATAGATAATATCGAAATCGTTTTTGACGACCGCATGATCCCACATATTTTCGCACAAAATGATCACGATCTGTATCTGGCACAAGGTTATGTAACCGCCATGCACCGCCTTTGGCAAATGGATTTCCAAACCCGTTTTGCAGCCGGGCGAATCAGTGAAGTGGTGGGCGATAAAGCCATAGAGGTAGACCGCTATCAGCGCAGAATGGGTATGGTTTATGGTGCAGAAAACTCATTAAAGGGTATGATGGCCGATCCTAAAGCAAAAGAAATGATCTTAGCTTATACCGAGGGGATCAATGCCTACATTAAAACACTTTCTAAAGCCAATTATCCCTTAGAATACAAAATACTCGATTTTAAACCCGAAAACTGGACACCTGTAAAGTGTGCCTTGCTCCTAAAACAGATGTCGGCAGTGTTGGCTATGGGTTCCGACGAATTTTACATGACCAACATCCTGAAAAAATTCGGTCCGGAGGTGACCAAAAATCTTTTCCCTGATTATCCTTTCCGCGAAGACCCGATCATCCCGGTTGGCACCAAATGGGATTTTTCTCCCTTACCAACACCTAAAACGCCAGAAAGCTTCACTCAGGCTCAAACCGGTGAGGTAAAAACCACTGAAAAAATAGAAGGGATTGGCAGTAATAACTGGGCACTCTCAGGAGCTAAAACAGCTTCAGGATACCCGATCTTAGCAAACGATCCGCATTTAGATTTAACACTTCCATCAATCTGGTACCAGATTCAACTGCATGCACCTGGCGTAAATACCTATGGTGTTTCTTTACCTGGTGCGCCCGGGGTAATTATAGGTTTCAACCAAAAAATAGCCTGGGGTGTAACCAATGTTGCTGCCGATGTGCTGGATTTTTATCAGATCAAGTTTAAGGATTCGACCCACAATGAATATTGGTACGACAATAAATGGAAAGCCACAACCAAACGGTTAGAAACTATTAAAATACGTGGCGGAAAAGATGAAGTCGATACCGTTTACTACACCCATCACGGGCCGGTAGTATATTTTCAAAAACCAAAATATGGCAGGGCCAACAATGTACCTGTTGGCGATGCTTTGAGATGGATTGCACATGATGAGTCTAACGAGCTCATGACTTTCTATTACCTAAACCGTGGGAAAAACTATAACGACTACCGCAAGGCTTTAACTTTTTACACTGCACCTGCGCAAAACTTCGTTTTTGCCAGTGTAGATAATGATATCGCCATTACGCCCAATGGGAAATTCCCTTTAAAATGGAAAGACCAGGGCAAATTTATACTGGATGGTACCGATCCGGCCTACGATTGGCAGGGATGGATCCCAAATGCACAGAATCCAACAGTTAAGAATCCGCCACGCGGTTTTGTGAGCTCGGCCAACCAGTCTTCTACTGATACCACTTACCCATATTACATTAATTGGGAATTTGCACCTTACGAGCGGGGTAAACGGATCAACGATCGCTTGTCGGCGATGAACAAGGCTACTTTAGACAGTATCCGCTTGATGCAAACCGACAATTACAGCATCATGGCACAAAACCTGGTCCCTACACTGTTACCGTTACTAAACAACGAACAGTTAAATGCAACACAAAAGGAAGCGTTAGCTTACCTGGGTAAATGGAACAAACGTTATGATGCCCATGAAATTGCAGCCAGCGTATTCGAAATATGGACCAAACGCTTATCGTATAATATCTGGGCGGATGAATTTGAGGTAAAAGGAATCCCGATGCGTTACCCATCAAGAGACCGTACAGTTGAAATGATTTTGAAAGAACCCAATGCAACATGGTATGATAACATCAATACCAGCAAAAAAGAGACATTATCTGACCTGGTTAATGAAGCTTTTAAATATAGTTGCGATAGTTTGGAAAGACGCTTTGGGCCGATAAACAAAGATTGGGACTGGGCAAATGTAAAACAGACCAATGTGCCGCATCTGGCCAAAATACCTGGATTTGGATCGAAGGTTTTACAGATAGGAGGCGCAAAAACAACCATTAACGCATTGAGCGAAGCCAATGGCCCTTCCTGGAGAATGGTTATAGAGCTGGGCAAAACACCAAAAGGGCATGGCGTGTATCCCGGTGGCCAATCGGGTAATCCCGGAAGCAAATTTTATGATAATATGATCGATACCTGGGCAAATGGCAAATTGTACGATCTGTTTTATATGCAAAGTCCTGATGACAAGTCGGGCATAGTTATCTCTCGTTTAAAAATTTCTAAATAG
- a CDS encoding acyl transferase: protein MNLTANDIFSVKSTDTFNALALSIFKLQAQNCNVYREYIFHLGVDADEVNEIAQIPFLPISFFKSHSILSSTNPVEITFSSSGTTGMVQSSHHVTDVKLYERSYLQAFAQFYGDITEYCFLALLPSYQQRSGSSLIYMVNDLIEKSRHPQSGYFLYNHDELLKTLLYLKSKKQKTVLIGVTYALLDFIEQFDIDFPELIVMETGGMKGKRKEMVREELHEQLTKGFGVKAIHSEYGMTELLSQAYSLGEGIFNCPSWMQVLIRDTNDPLSLIENGRTGGINVIDLANLNSCSFIATQDLGRINPDQSFEVLGRFDNADIRGCNLLVQ, encoded by the coding sequence GTGAATTTAACCGCTAACGATATATTTTCTGTAAAAAGTACCGATACGTTTAACGCGCTTGCCTTAAGCATTTTTAAGTTACAGGCCCAAAACTGCAATGTTTACCGTGAATATATCTTTCACTTAGGTGTTGATGCGGATGAGGTAAATGAAATTGCACAAATTCCCTTCTTACCGATCAGTTTTTTTAAAAGCCATAGTATTCTGAGTAGTACCAATCCTGTCGAAATTACTTTTAGCAGTTCTGGTACTACAGGTATGGTGCAGAGCAGCCATCATGTAACTGATGTTAAATTGTATGAGCGGAGCTATCTACAGGCTTTCGCTCAATTTTACGGAGACATTACCGAATATTGCTTTTTGGCCTTGCTTCCGTCCTATCAGCAGCGATCTGGTTCATCGTTGATTTATATGGTTAACGATCTGATCGAAAAAAGCAGACATCCACAAAGTGGTTACTTTTTATACAACCATGATGAGCTGCTGAAAACCCTTCTATATCTTAAATCAAAAAAACAGAAAACTGTTTTAATCGGTGTTACTTATGCCCTGCTTGATTTTATAGAACAGTTTGATATCGATTTCCCCGAGCTGATTGTAATGGAAACCGGAGGAATGAAAGGAAAACGCAAAGAAATGGTACGCGAAGAGCTACATGAACAGTTAACCAAAGGATTTGGCGTAAAAGCAATCCATAGTGAATATGGAATGACCGAGTTACTTTCTCAGGCTTATTCTTTAGGTGAGGGCATTTTTAACTGCCCCAGCTGGATGCAGGTTTTAATCCGCGATACGAATGATCCTTTAAGTTTAATTGAAAATGGCAGAACTGGGGGCATTAATGTAATCGACCTGGCCAATCTTAATTCGTGCTCATTTATTGCCACACAGGATCTGGGCAGGATTAATCCCGATCAAAGTTTTGAAGTATTGGGCAGATTTGACAACGCCGATATAAGAGGCTGTAACCTTTTGGTGCAATAA
- a CDS encoding FtsX-like permease family protein, whose amino-acid sequence MNIFKISSKNLIRNKLTTVLNIILVAFGVGILSILFLAANQIGNKLEKNARDIDLVVGAKGSPLQLILSSIYHIDYPTGNIPAKDAYKLMRNPMVKRAVPLALGDNYNGYRIVGTDSTFTNLYGLSIQKGSFWHKDLEVTLGSTVALTSGLKIGDSFFGAHGLTGNGDIHKQHAYLVKGILKPQGNITDNLILTNIGSVYKMHEEKHNENHSHVSEEAAKEINDQQITSLLIQYKSPMSVILFPRMVNQSTNMQAASPAMESARLFSLIGVGIDTLQWFAIFIMGIAALSIFISLYNAMKERKYDLAIMRCLGASKSKLFFLVMFEGVLVTFIGALLGLLIGHVALEVIGAYQESSQAKLTGLTVVPQEIYLIWIGLFIGALASLIPAMQIYKVDIAETLTKDR is encoded by the coding sequence ATGAATATTTTTAAAATCAGTAGCAAAAACCTCATCAGGAATAAGCTAACAACAGTTTTGAATATTATTTTAGTGGCCTTCGGTGTAGGCATCCTGTCTATTCTTTTCCTGGCTGCTAACCAGATTGGAAATAAACTGGAAAAAAATGCCAGAGATATTGATCTGGTTGTGGGAGCAAAAGGAAGTCCGTTGCAGTTGATATTGAGCAGCATTTACCACATCGATTACCCAACTGGAAATATCCCTGCAAAAGATGCTTACAAATTAATGCGGAATCCTATGGTTAAGCGGGCTGTTCCATTGGCATTGGGCGATAATTATAACGGTTACCGGATTGTTGGCACGGATAGCACTTTCACTAATCTTTATGGCTTATCTATCCAAAAAGGCAGTTTTTGGCATAAAGATTTAGAAGTAACGCTTGGCAGTACCGTTGCATTAACCTCGGGACTCAAGATTGGTGATTCTTTTTTCGGCGCACATGGCTTAACGGGCAATGGAGATATTCATAAACAACATGCTTACCTGGTAAAAGGAATCTTAAAACCACAGGGAAATATCACCGATAATCTGATCCTCACCAATATTGGAAGTGTATATAAAATGCACGAAGAAAAGCATAATGAAAATCATAGCCATGTTTCCGAAGAAGCAGCCAAAGAAATTAATGATCAACAGATTACTTCCTTGCTGATCCAGTACAAATCGCCCATGTCGGTTATTCTGTTTCCGCGGATGGTTAACCAAAGTACAAACATGCAGGCCGCCTCTCCGGCGATGGAAAGTGCAAGGCTATTTTCGCTGATCGGCGTTGGGATTGATACGCTACAATGGTTTGCCATATTTATTATGGGGATTGCTGCTCTGAGTATTTTTATCAGCCTTTATAATGCGATGAAAGAACGGAAATACGATCTGGCAATTATGCGTTGCCTGGGCGCATCAAAATCGAAACTGTTTTTCCTGGTCATGTTTGAAGGAGTTCTGGTTACGTTTATCGGCGCCTTGTTAGGTTTATTGATTGGACATGTGGCACTTGAGGTAATCGGGGCCTATCAAGAATCTTCACAGGCAAAGTTAACAGGGCTTACCGTAGTTCCACAGGAAATCTATTTAATCTGGATCGGGCTGTTTATCGGTGCTTTGGCGTCTCTCATTCCTGCTATGCAGATTTATAAAGTTGATATTGCCGAAACTTTAACCAAAGACAGATAA
- a CDS encoding TonB-dependent receptor, which produces MSRIFTQIFYVLLFVYAGNIAAQAQSITVSGTVKDKQSKEGLAGVSLTIKGQSGGTASTSNGSFTFTTTAKLPFTLVASYVGYGSVEQQITGSTSGINLELETAVVLGGDVVVSASRTPERILESPVSIERMSAASIREIAAPSFYDALNNMKGVESSMQSLTFKSINTRGFNSNGNTRFNQYIDGMDNQAPGLNFSVGNIVGITELDVDNVELLPGASSALYGAGGINGTLLMTSKDPFKYPGASFQYKTGVNHVNDDNSSVQPFNQLDVRMAKSWNNKFGVKAAFSFLQAKDWMGNNYANFDRVSRSVKGGDRNSDPNYDGINSYGDEVSQNMRNVALSVQNATIAGISAGSGGLIPNIKASMDGAFGAAIPNAAQQAGFLAGLPAALRGPVQNYFPFYVGLKAGLIPDQNISRTGYNEENLVDYDTKSLKASGALYYNISNTVQVVGQANWGTGTSVYTGSDRYSLRNFNIGQYKLEVKGEDFFVKAYTTQERSGDSYISSILGSYVNEISKPSTSWFPQYIGNYVGARAAGQNDAAAHTFARGIANQGRFEPGSPQFETAKDKVMNTTISATSINSVDPSKSVYGAKFDDKSNLYHYEGMYNFTNLFDKVVEFQVGASYRLYDLNSAGTIFNDLNESIDIKEYGAFAQIGKKLFNDKVKFTVAGRYDKSQNFEGRFTPRITGVFTVAKNNNIRVSYQTGYRNPTTQNQYIDLSVGGGSQRLIGGLPEIMFNKYHLDNNKAFTDVSYRAFLASAAATGTPNPALLQQYTFDSRGVRPESVQSYELGYKGLLLPNLLIDAYGYYNIYKDFITAVDVYQNVGGSFVKYGVPVNAEGKVTSYGAALGLDYLVGKYTISGNVSYNKIGDLPVNYINDFNTPKIRYNLGFGNKEIIKNFGFNLAYRWQDQFYWNSSFASGQVPAYSSLDAQVSLRIPSVQSIVKLGGSNVLNKYYFTSYGNPQAGAIYYVAISFNP; this is translated from the coding sequence ATGAGCAGAATTTTTACACAGATCTTCTATGTGTTATTATTTGTGTACGCAGGCAACATCGCGGCACAGGCACAAAGCATTACGGTGAGCGGAACCGTGAAAGATAAGCAATCGAAAGAAGGCCTAGCAGGCGTGAGTTTAACTATCAAAGGTCAGTCTGGCGGTACAGCCTCCACAAGCAATGGTAGTTTTACGTTTACAACAACAGCTAAGCTTCCCTTTACACTAGTAGCGTCTTACGTAGGTTATGGTTCTGTAGAACAACAGATAACCGGAAGCACTTCGGGTATTAATTTGGAGCTGGAAACCGCGGTTGTATTGGGGGGCGATGTAGTGGTTTCGGCGTCGCGTACACCTGAGCGTATATTAGAATCGCCGGTTTCTATTGAGCGGATGAGCGCAGCCTCTATCAGGGAAATCGCAGCACCATCATTTTACGATGCACTTAACAATATGAAGGGTGTAGAAAGCAGCATGCAAAGTTTAACCTTCAAGTCGATTAATACACGTGGTTTCAATTCGAACGGTAATACCCGTTTTAATCAATACATCGATGGAATGGATAACCAGGCTCCGGGACTTAACTTCTCGGTGGGTAATATTGTGGGCATAACCGAACTCGATGTAGATAATGTAGAACTTTTACCAGGTGCTTCATCTGCCCTTTACGGTGCGGGTGGTATTAATGGTACCTTGTTGATGACTTCTAAAGATCCCTTTAAATATCCTGGTGCAAGCTTTCAATATAAAACAGGGGTAAACCATGTTAACGATGATAATAGCAGTGTGCAGCCTTTCAATCAGTTAGATGTACGCATGGCAAAATCATGGAACAATAAGTTTGGCGTAAAAGCTGCATTTTCATTCCTGCAGGCCAAAGATTGGATGGGTAATAATTACGCTAATTTTGATCGGGTTTCCAGAAGTGTAAAAGGTGGTGATAGAAACAGTGATCCAAATTATGATGGTATAAACAGTTATGGTGATGAAGTTAGCCAGAATATGCGTAATGTAGCCTTAAGTGTGCAAAATGCAACCATTGCTGGGATAAGTGCTGGTTCGGGTGGTTTAATACCAAACATTAAAGCATCAATGGATGGGGCTTTTGGTGCTGCTATTCCAAATGCAGCACAGCAAGCCGGATTTTTGGCAGGCTTGCCTGCAGCATTGCGGGGACCAGTACAGAATTATTTCCCTTTTTATGTTGGTTTAAAAGCAGGTTTAATCCCTGATCAGAATATTTCCAGAACAGGCTATAATGAAGAAAACCTGGTTGATTATGATACCAAATCGTTAAAGGCATCCGGAGCGTTGTATTACAACATCAGTAATACTGTTCAAGTGGTTGGACAGGCCAATTGGGGTACCGGAACTTCAGTTTATACTGGTTCTGACCGTTATTCTTTGCGTAACTTTAATATAGGACAGTATAAATTAGAGGTAAAAGGTGAAGATTTTTTTGTGAAAGCCTATACCACTCAAGAGCGTTCGGGCGATTCTTATATTTCTTCTATTTTGGGTAGTTATGTTAACGAGATATCTAAACCCTCAACAAGTTGGTTTCCGCAATATATAGGTAATTATGTTGGGGCAAGAGCAGCAGGACAAAATGATGCTGCCGCACATACATTTGCAAGAGGAATCGCCAATCAAGGTCGTTTTGAGCCGGGTAGTCCACAATTCGAAACTGCGAAAGATAAAGTGATGAATACCACGATCAGTGCAACAAGCATTAATTCTGTCGATCCATCAAAAAGTGTATATGGAGCGAAATTCGATGATAAATCAAATCTATATCACTACGAAGGTATGTACAATTTTACCAACCTTTTCGATAAAGTGGTAGAGTTTCAGGTAGGCGCATCTTATCGTTTATATGACTTAAATTCGGCCGGAACTATTTTTAACGATTTAAATGAATCGATCGATATTAAAGAATATGGTGCATTTGCACAGATCGGCAAAAAGCTCTTTAATGATAAAGTTAAGTTTACAGTCGCTGGCCGTTATGATAAAAGTCAGAATTTTGAAGGCCGGTTTACACCTAGGATAACCGGAGTATTCACGGTTGCTAAAAACAACAACATCAGGGTTTCTTATCAAACAGGTTACCGTAATCCAACCACACAAAACCAGTACATTGACCTTTCTGTAGGTGGAGGATCTCAAAGATTGATTGGTGGCCTGCCGGAAATTATGTTCAATAAATACCATCTTGATAATAATAAGGCATTTACTGATGTAAGTTACCGTGCATTCTTAGCATCAGCAGCTGCAACAGGAACGCCTAACCCGGCATTATTGCAACAATATACTTTTGATTCAAGAGGTGTACGCCCCGAGAGTGTGCAATCTTATGAGTTAGGGTATAAAGGCTTGCTTCTTCCAAATTTATTGATTGATGCTTATGGTTATTACAATATTTATAAAGATTTTATCACCGCAGTTGATGTTTATCAGAATGTTGGCGGAAGCTTTGTGAAATATGGTGTTCCGGTTAATGCAGAAGGTAAAGTAACTTCTTATGGTGCAGCTTTAGGTTTAGATTATTTAGTGGGTAAATATACCATCAGTGGTAACGTATCCTATAACAAGATAGGCGATTTACCAGTTAATTACATTAACGATTTCAATACTCCGAAAATCCGTTACAACCTGGGTTTTGGCAATAAGGAAATTATTAAAAACTTTGGTTTTAATTTGGCATATCGTTGGCAAGATCAATTCTACTGGAATTCTTCTTTTGCCTCAGGCCAGGTACCTGCATATAGCTCTTTAGATGCGCAGGTAAGTTTAAGAATCCCTTCGGTACAATCAATTGTTAAACTTGGTGGTTCTAACGTACTAAATAAATATTATTTTACTTCTTACGGGAACCCGCAGGCCGGTGCAATTTATTACGTGGCCATTAGTTTTAATCCATAA